The window GACCTATCTGCGCGATATTGACATCTATATGGAAAAACGCCGTGCGCTCCTGCGTGCGGAGTACGAGGAGGAAACGCCCTGATGCTGACGAATGCGCCACGGGGAACAAAGGACATACTGCCCGATACGGTGGGTGCGTGGACACATGTGGAGAACGTCATCCGCGATCTCTGCGCCCGCTATGGCTACCACGAGATCCGTACGCCGGTCTTTGAGCACACGGAGCTGTTTCAGCGTGGGATCGGCGACGGTACGGATGTCGTGGACAAGGAGATGTATACCTTTACCGACCGCGGCGACCGCAGTCTGACACTGCGCCCGGAGAATACGGCATCCGCCGTGCGCGCCTATCTGCAGAACAAACTCTATGCGGATGGGGGGCTGCAGAAGCTCTTTTACATCGGCTCGATGTTTCGCTATGACCGCCCGCAGGCGGGGCGTATGCGCGAGTTTCACCAGTTCGGTGTGGAGGCAATCGGCGGAGAGAGTCCTGCCGTGGATGCCGAGGCGATTCTGCTCGCGTACGATTTCCTCACGACACTTGGTCTAAAGGGGCTGACGCTCAAGCTGAACTCCGTCGGCTGTCCGAACTGCCGCCCCGTCTATCGGGAGCGTTTGCAGGCGTATTTCAAGGAGCATTTGCCCGCGCTCTGCGGCGATTGTCAGGATCGCTACACGCGAAGCCCTCTGCGGATTCTCGACTGCAAGGCGGACGCAGACAAGCCGTTTATGGCGGGCGCACCTGCGATTACGGACTGCCTGTGCGCGGAGTGCTCCACACATTTTGAGGCGGTACAGGCGCATCTGACGAATGCGGGTGTGACGTACGAGCTTGATCCACGTCTCGTGCGCGGTTTGGACTATTACACGCGGACGGCGTTTGAGATCGCCTATCCGCCGCTCGGTGCGCAGAGTGCTGTTGCGGGCGGCGGTCGCTATGACGGGCTTGTCGAGGAGCTCGGCGGCAGTCCGACGCCTGCGGTCGGATTTGCGGCGGGATTGGAGCGCGTGCTGCTCGCACTGGAGCAGCAGCATCTCCTGCCGGAGCCTCCCCCTGCGGCGGATGTCTTTCTCATCGCGCTCGGGGAGACTGCGGCAGCGGCTGCGTTCCCGCTGCTGCACGATCTGCGGCAGGGCGGTGTATGTACTCTGATGGACTATGCGGGGCGCAGCATGAAGGCGCAGATGAAACAGGCGAACAAGTCCGGTGCACGCTATGCCGTTATTCTCGGCGAGGATGAACTCGCGAGGCATGAGGCAGTTGTGCGGGATATGATGGAGAGCACGCAGGAGACATATTCTCTTGACGATATGGTAAAACGATTGATTTCTGAGGTGAAGGGCTGAGATGGAAACGATGCAGGGACTCAAACGGACACATGACTGCGGTACGCTCCGCAAGGAGCAGGTCGGCGGGGAGGTAACGCTGTGCGGCTGGGTGTCGCGCCGCCGCGACCACGGCGGGCTGATCTTTGTCGATATGCGCGATCGCTCGGGCTTTGTGCAGATCGTCTTTGACGAGGCGGCGATGGCAGAGGGCACGTTCCACGAGGCGGAGATGCTGCGCTCGGAGTTTGTCATCTGTGTGCGCGGCACGGTGCGTGCGCGCAGTGCGGAGACGGTGAATCCGAATATGGCGACGGGTGAGATCGAGATCGTCGTCAGCGAGCTGCGGATTTTGAACAAGGCAAAGACCCCGCCGTTCTACATTCAGGACGGCATCGACGTGGACGAGATGATCCGTCTGCGCTATCGCTATCTCGATCTGCGCCGTCCCGAGATGCAGGAGAATATCATGCTGCGCCATCGTGTGACGAAGATCATGCGCGACTTCTTTGACCGGAACGGCTTCCTTGAGATCGAGACACCGATGCTCTGCAAGAGCACGCCCGAGGGCGCACGCGACTTCCTTGTGCCGAGCCGCCTCAATGCGGGCGAGTTCTACGCGCTGCCGCAGTCGCCGCAGATCTTCAAGCAGCTCCTCATGGTTTCTGGCTTTGAGAAGTATTTCCAGATTGTGCGCTGCTTCCGCGATGAGGATCTGCGTGCCGACCGTCAGCCCGAGTTCACGCAGCTTGATATTGAGATGTCCTTCATGGATCAGGACTCCATTCTCACGCTGATGGAGGAGATGGTGAAGGATCTCTTCGAGAAGAGTATGGGCGTGAAGGTTGACACTCCGCTGCGCCGGATGTCGTGGGACGAGGCGATGGAGCGTTTCGGCTCGGACAAGCCCGATCTGCGCTTCGGTATGGAATTGCAGGACATCACGGACTACGTCGGTGGCTCGGAGTTCAAGGTGTTCAATGCCGTCATGGAGGCGGGCGGCCGCGTCAAGGTCATCAACGTTGAGGGTTACGCGAACATTCCGCGCCGCGAACTGGACGGACTTGTTTCCTACGTGCAGGGGTACGGGGCGAAGGGGCTCGCGTGGATTCAGTACACGGAGGAGGGCGTAAAGTCGCCCTTCAAGAAGTTCTATTCGGATGAGACGTTCGAAACGATCAAGAACGCCGTCGGGGCAAAGACGGGCGATCTCCTGCTCGTCGTCGCCGATCAGCCCGCTGTCGTGGCACAGGCACTCGGCGAACTGCGCCTTGAAATGGGTCGCCGGCGGGGGCTGATTGACCCCGACGCATTGTCCTTCCTCTGGGTCGTGGACTTCCCGATGTTCGAGTACAGTGCGGAGGAGAAGCGTTACAAGGCTATGCACCATCCGTTCACCGCGCCGCGCGACGAGGACATTCCATTGCTCGCGACCGACCCGGGACGCGTCAAGGCGAACGCCTATGACATGGTGCTGAACGGCGTTGAGATCGGCGGCGGCAGTCTGCGTATTTACCGCAGCGATCTGCAGGAGCAGGTCTTTGAGACGCTGGGCTTTGCGCCCGAGGAGGCGCGTGAGCGCTTCGGCTTTATGATGAATGCGTTCGAGTACGGCACGCCGCCGCATGGCGGACTTGCGTTCGGTCTGGATCGCCTCGTCATGATTATGGCGAAGCGCCGCAGTATCCGCGATGTCATTCCGTTCCCCAAGACGCAGAGCGCATCGGATGTCATGTGCGAAGCACCGTCGCCGGTTGACGAGAAGCAGCTGCGCGAACTCTACATCCGCACGGCTGTACCGAAGAAAAAGACGGAAAATGCCGCGCAGTAAGAATTGAAAACAGGAGGGCGTCGGTATGGCGCTCTCTTTTCACGATGCAGGAGGAAGTGTTCCTTGGCTAAGCGGGTTAATATTTTAGGTGTCGAGGTCGATGCGGTCACGATGGCGGAGGCGGTTGCCGCCGTGCGCTCCTATATGGACGCGCGTGCGAATGTGATGATCGCCACGGCGAACGCGGAGATGATCATGCGTGCGACGCATGACAAGGAACTCTGTACAGTTCTCAATGCGGCGGCACTTGTTGTGCCGGACGGTGCGGGGACGGTCTGGGCGGCACGCCATCTGGGGTTCGCGATGCCCGAGCGCGTTGCGGGTTATGACCTCGCACAGGAACTGATGCGCGGCGCACCTGCCGAGGGGCGGCGCGTCTACTTCTTCGGCTCTGCGCCCGGCGTTGCGGAGAAGGCGAAGGCAAAGGCGGAGCACCTGTACCCCGGCATTGAGATCGTCGGTGTGCGTAATGGCTTCTTCAAACCGGAGGACAATGCGGCGATCATTGCGGCGATTCGTGCGGCAAAACCGGATCTCCTGCTTGTCGCGCTCGGCGTGCCAAAACAGGAGAAGTGGATCGCCGCGCATCTGGCGGAGCTCGGCGTGCCCGTTGCGATTGGTGTCGGCGGGACACTCGACGTGATGGCGGGCGTGATGAAGCGCGCGCCGCACTGGATGCAGAAGGCAAAACTCGAATGGCTCTTTCGCGGGATGCTTCAGCCGAAGCGTGCGGGGCGATTGCTTGCACTGCCGAAATTCGTGTGGAAGGTACACGCCTCGCGAAAATAAAAGCCGTATCTGTGGACAAAGAATAGGCTTTCCATTATAATTGGAGAAGCATAATGTGCAGGATTGTACTCCAAAGCAAACCCTAGTGAAGCAAGCGGGAAAAGTACACGTTCTGCCCCCTGCGGATTTCTTTCGTTCAAGCGAAGCGCGTTTAAGAAGTCCGCAGGTATTTAGGCAGATAAGTGTACGACCGCTTGCGTAACGAGGTGGTTGCGTGGAGTACAATATGAAACATGAAAATCCTCAGAGTTTTTATAAGGAGGCGGATGCGCATGGTCATTGTAAGCGAGGGCTATAAGTTTATCGGCGCGGCGCTTATTTTGGCTGTTATTCTCGGATTCTTTGCACATCCGTACGCGGCGATTCCGTTTGTCGTGCTCGCGTGCTACTTTGCATATTTCTTCCGCAGTCCTGCGCGTGAGATCGTGCAGGACGTGAACCACATTCTCTCCCCCGCAGACGGAACGGTCACGGAGATTTCGCCCGTCGGGATGGACGACTTCGTGGG of the Selenomonas dianae genome contains:
- a CDS encoding WecB/TagA/CpsF family glycosyltransferase → MAKRVNILGVEVDAVTMAEAVAAVRSYMDARANVMIATANAEMIMRATHDKELCTVLNAAALVVPDGAGTVWAARHLGFAMPERVAGYDLAQELMRGAPAEGRRVYFFGSAPGVAEKAKAKAEHLYPGIEIVGVRNGFFKPEDNAAIIAAIRAAKPDLLLVALGVPKQEKWIAAHLAELGVPVAIGVGGTLDVMAGVMKRAPHWMQKAKLEWLFRGMLQPKRAGRLLALPKFVWKVHASRK
- the hisS gene encoding histidine--tRNA ligase, whose product is MLTNAPRGTKDILPDTVGAWTHVENVIRDLCARYGYHEIRTPVFEHTELFQRGIGDGTDVVDKEMYTFTDRGDRSLTLRPENTASAVRAYLQNKLYADGGLQKLFYIGSMFRYDRPQAGRMREFHQFGVEAIGGESPAVDAEAILLAYDFLTTLGLKGLTLKLNSVGCPNCRPVYRERLQAYFKEHLPALCGDCQDRYTRSPLRILDCKADADKPFMAGAPAITDCLCAECSTHFEAVQAHLTNAGVTYELDPRLVRGLDYYTRTAFEIAYPPLGAQSAVAGGGRYDGLVEELGGSPTPAVGFAAGLERVLLALEQQHLLPEPPPAADVFLIALGETAAAAAFPLLHDLRQGGVCTLMDYAGRSMKAQMKQANKSGARYAVILGEDELARHEAVVRDMMESTQETYSLDDMVKRLISEVKG
- the aspS gene encoding aspartate--tRNA ligase, with product METMQGLKRTHDCGTLRKEQVGGEVTLCGWVSRRRDHGGLIFVDMRDRSGFVQIVFDEAAMAEGTFHEAEMLRSEFVICVRGTVRARSAETVNPNMATGEIEIVVSELRILNKAKTPPFYIQDGIDVDEMIRLRYRYLDLRRPEMQENIMLRHRVTKIMRDFFDRNGFLEIETPMLCKSTPEGARDFLVPSRLNAGEFYALPQSPQIFKQLLMVSGFEKYFQIVRCFRDEDLRADRQPEFTQLDIEMSFMDQDSILTLMEEMVKDLFEKSMGVKVDTPLRRMSWDEAMERFGSDKPDLRFGMELQDITDYVGGSEFKVFNAVMEAGGRVKVINVEGYANIPRRELDGLVSYVQGYGAKGLAWIQYTEEGVKSPFKKFYSDETFETIKNAVGAKTGDLLLVVADQPAVVAQALGELRLEMGRRRGLIDPDALSFLWVVDFPMFEYSAEEKRYKAMHHPFTAPRDEDIPLLATDPGRVKANAYDMVLNGVEIGGGSLRIYRSDLQEQVFETLGFAPEEARERFGFMMNAFEYGTPPHGGLAFGLDRLVMIMAKRRSIRDVIPFPKTQSASDVMCEAPSPVDEKQLRELYIRTAVPKKKTENAAQ